Proteins encoded by one window of Ignavibacteriota bacterium:
- the guaA gene encoding glutamine-hydrolyzing GMP synthase translates to MMKNTEKIVILDFGSQYTQLIARKVRECGVFAEIFPYNISQENLMELNPKGLILSGGPSSVYAEEAPHPNFDVFGLNIPVLGICYGLQLIAYKLGGAVDKAAHREYGRAELVIDIKDELFEGISENSTVWMSHGDSLTKIPAGFEIIAHSGNAPICAIRSLEKNIRGVQFHPEVHHSAEGKKILDNFLRKICGCKESWDAHSFVERAIESIREQVGTSEVICALSGGVDSTVLAVLLHKAIGDKLHCIHIDTGLMRLNESSKLMKLFDENFNMSIELIDGTDTFLGRLDGVSDPEQKRKIIGKSFIDLFDVAAKKFNNAKWLAQGTLYPDVIESVSVKGPSVVIKSHHNVGGLPEKMGLKLLEPFRELFKDEVRAVGRELGVPDWFVNRHPFPGPGLGIRILGEITREKIATLQKADAIYIEEIRNAGLYDQIWQAFAVLLPVKSVGVMGDERTYENTCVLRAVTSVDGMTADWFPMPYDVLAKMSNRIINEVRGINRVVYDITSKPPGTIEWE, encoded by the coding sequence ACCCGAAAGGATTAATTCTTTCCGGTGGTCCTTCAAGTGTATATGCTGAAGAAGCACCGCATCCAAATTTTGATGTTTTCGGACTGAATATTCCCGTGCTTGGTATATGCTACGGACTCCAGCTTATTGCCTACAAACTTGGCGGTGCAGTGGACAAAGCCGCACACCGTGAATACGGCAGGGCTGAACTTGTCATTGACATTAAAGATGAACTTTTTGAAGGTATTTCTGAAAATTCTACCGTATGGATGAGCCATGGTGATTCACTGACAAAAATTCCTGCCGGATTTGAAATTATCGCCCATTCCGGAAATGCTCCAATTTGTGCTATCCGCTCTTTGGAAAAGAATATTCGTGGCGTGCAGTTCCATCCGGAAGTTCATCATTCTGCAGAGGGTAAAAAGATTCTTGATAATTTCCTCCGCAAAATTTGCGGATGTAAGGAAAGTTGGGATGCGCATTCATTCGTTGAACGTGCCATTGAAAGTATTCGTGAGCAGGTCGGCACGAGTGAAGTGATTTGTGCCTTGTCCGGTGGAGTAGATTCTACTGTTTTGGCTGTTCTTCTGCATAAAGCTATTGGTGATAAGCTCCATTGTATTCATATAGATACCGGACTAATGCGACTGAACGAAAGCTCAAAACTGATGAAGCTTTTTGATGAAAATTTTAATATGTCAATTGAACTTATTGACGGTACTGATACATTTCTTGGGCGGCTTGATGGAGTTAGTGACCCCGAGCAGAAGCGCAAAATTATTGGAAAATCATTTATAGACCTTTTCGATGTTGCTGCTAAAAAATTCAATAATGCAAAGTGGCTTGCGCAGGGAACCCTCTACCCTGATGTAATCGAATCAGTATCAGTGAAGGGCCCTTCAGTTGTAATCAAATCTCATCATAATGTCGGCGGTTTACCTGAAAAAATGGGTCTGAAGCTGCTTGAGCCGTTCCGTGAATTATTCAAAGATGAGGTTCGTGCTGTAGGTCGTGAGCTTGGTGTACCGGACTGGTTTGTAAATCGTCATCCATTTCCGGGTCCAGGGCTTGGAATTCGCATACTTGGTGAAATCACACGCGAAAAAATCGCTACTCTGCAAAAAGCAGATGCAATATACATCGAGGAAATCCGCAATGCCGGACTTTATGACCAAATCTGGCAGGCATTTGCAGTGCTTTTACCTGTAAAATCCGTAGGTGTTATGGGCGATGAACGCACTTACGAAAACACCTGCGTTCTCCGTGCCGTAACGAGCGTGGACGGCATGACAGCTGATTGGTTCCCAATGCCTTACGATGTCCTTGCCAAAATGAGCAACCGCATCATAAATGAGGTGCGTGGTATCAACAGAGTAGTCTATGATATTACGAGTAAACCACCGGGAACAATTGAGTGGGAGTAG
- the dinD gene encoding DNA damage-inducible protein D produces MKTDDIINMFSKFEAAASELEGVECWSARDLQKLLGYSKWENFEKVIQKAKDACTNAGEILENHFPDIRKMVEIGSNTERPLDDIALTRYACYLIAQNGDSRKVEIAFAQNYFAVQTRRAELVEKRLLEYERVKAREKLSQTEKQLSGILYERGIDNQDFAVIRSKGDQALFRLNTQMLKRKLGVPDSRPIADFLPIISIKAKDLAAEMTGHNVQIKDLTGQTNIATEHIDNNLAVRNMLTQRGIVPENLPADEDVRKLKRKLVGEEKKLMQGNGKK; encoded by the coding sequence ATGAAAACAGACGATATTATAAATATGTTCTCAAAGTTTGAAGCCGCCGCTTCAGAGTTAGAGGGGGTAGAATGTTGGAGCGCCCGTGATTTGCAAAAATTATTGGGTTACAGCAAATGGGAAAACTTTGAAAAAGTAATTCAAAAAGCTAAGGATGCCTGCACTAATGCCGGTGAAATATTAGAAAACCATTTTCCTGACATCAGGAAAATGGTCGAAATTGGTTCAAATACCGAAAGACCCTTGGATGATATAGCTTTAACACGTTATGCCTGCTATTTAATCGCTCAGAATGGGGATAGCCGTAAAGTTGAAATCGCTTTTGCTCAAAATTACTTCGCTGTGCAAACACGCAGAGCAGAATTGGTTGAAAAGAGATTGTTGGAATATGAACGTGTAAAAGCCCGTGAAAAACTGAGCCAAACTGAAAAACAACTATCAGGTATTTTATACGAAAGAGGTATTGACAATCAGGATTTCGCAGTGATTAGAAGTAAAGGTGACCAGGCACTGTTCCGCTTAAACACTCAAATGCTTAAACGCAAATTGGGCGTACCGGATAGCAGACCTATTGCAGATTTCCTTCCAATCATAAGTATTAAAGCTAAAGACCTTGCGGCTGAAATGACCGGTCATAATGTTCAAATCAAAGATTTAACAGGTCAGACAAATATTGCAACAGAACATATTGACAACAACCTTGCGGTTAGAAACATGCTTACACAAAGAGGTATAGTTCCGGAAAACTTACCGGCAGACGAAGATGTCAGGAAACTAAAGCGAAAACTTGTTGGTGAAGAAAAGAAACTAATGCAAGGTAATGGAAAGAAATGA
- a CDS encoding ABC-F family ATP-binding cassette domain-containing protein: protein MLNIQNVTIQFAGRYLFDNVSFSVGENDRIGLIGRNGTGKSTMLKLIYGLESPESGKISIPNNYKLGYLPQEIKTDSTKSIFEEAESALDEFKKLEDDINGYTKELEERTDYESDEYMKIIERLTEASDVFHHLGGQSIEAEIEKVLIGLGFERSDFTRGMDEFSGGWQMRVHLAKILLRQNDCILLDEPTNHLDIESIRWLEVFLKSYQGAIMVVSHDKRFLDNITNRTIEFSLGKIYDLPYPYSRFVAERSTQKELQLAAYNNQQKQIAQQERFIERFKAKAAFSARAQSKVKQLEKMDLIEVEEEDLSKMRFSFPEPPRSSRLIFETKNLIKRYDRKLVLSDINFEIERGEKVCFVGKNGEGKSTLSKILAGMIDCEGILEKGANLSIGYFSQHQAESLDPDATVFETIDRVATGEMRKKIRSMLGAFLFSGNAVDKKVRVLSGGEKSRLSICKMLFSPINVLILDEPTNHFDMLSKDVLKNALLDFKGTMIIVSHDREFLQGITTKTYEFKKGKIREYIGDINEFLAQQQIDSLDLLETGKRG, encoded by the coding sequence ATGCTTAATATACAAAATGTAACTATTCAATTTGCAGGACGTTATCTGTTTGATAATGTCTCTTTTTCAGTTGGTGAGAATGACAGAATTGGTCTGATTGGTCGTAATGGTACCGGAAAATCTACTATGCTTAAACTCATTTATGGCTTGGAATCTCCTGAAAGCGGTAAAATTTCGATTCCCAATAATTATAAACTTGGTTACCTGCCACAGGAAATCAAAACCGATTCAACGAAATCTATTTTTGAAGAAGCCGAATCTGCTTTGGATGAATTTAAAAAGCTTGAAGATGATATTAACGGATATACTAAAGAACTTGAAGAGCGTACTGATTACGAATCAGATGAATATATGAAAATCATCGAACGGCTAACCGAAGCAAGTGACGTTTTTCATCATTTAGGTGGTCAGTCAATCGAAGCGGAAATCGAAAAAGTGCTAATCGGTCTCGGGTTCGAGCGTTCTGATTTTACCAGAGGTATGGATGAGTTCAGTGGTGGCTGGCAGATGCGTGTTCACCTTGCAAAAATTCTCCTCAGACAAAATGATTGTATTCTCCTTGATGAGCCTACAAATCACCTTGATATTGAATCAATCCGTTGGCTTGAGGTTTTTCTGAAGTCTTATCAGGGTGCAATTATGGTTGTATCCCATGATAAAAGATTCCTCGATAATATCACAAACAGAACGATTGAATTTTCACTTGGCAAGATTTATGATTTACCCTATCCTTACTCAAGATTTGTGGCTGAAAGGTCAACCCAAAAGGAATTACAGCTCGCAGCTTATAATAATCAGCAAAAGCAAATTGCACAGCAGGAGCGTTTCATAGAACGATTTAAGGCAAAAGCGGCATTCTCTGCTCGTGCACAGTCGAAGGTTAAGCAACTTGAAAAGATGGATTTGATTGAAGTTGAAGAAGAAGATTTATCAAAAATGCGGTTTTCGTTCCCTGAGCCACCACGCTCATCAAGACTGATATTTGAAACGAAAAATCTCATAAAACGATATGACAGAAAACTTGTTTTGAGTGATATTAATTTTGAAATTGAAAGAGGCGAAAAGGTTTGTTTTGTCGGAAAGAATGGTGAAGGTAAATCAACTTTATCAAAAATATTAGCCGGAATGATTGACTGCGAAGGTATTTTGGAGAAAGGTGCTAATCTTAGCATTGGATACTTCTCTCAACATCAGGCAGAATCACTTGACCCCGATGCAACTGTATTTGAAACTATTGACAGGGTTGCCACAGGTGAAATGAGAAAGAAAATCCGCTCAATGCTTGGTGCTTTTCTTTTCAGCGGAAACGCTGTTGATAAAAAAGTACGAGTGCTTTCCGGTGGGGAAAAATCCCGTTTGAGTATATGCAAAATGTTGTTTTCTCCAATCAATGTTTTGATTCTCGACGAGCCGACAAATCACTTTGATATGTTATCGAAAGACGTATTGAAAAATGCACTGCTTGATTTCAAAGGAACTATGATTATTGTATCCCACGACAGAGAGTTTTTGCAGGGCATAACTACCAAAACTTATGAGTTCAAAAAAGGAAAAATTAGAGAGTACATCGGCGACATTAACGAATTTCTTGCTCAACAGCAGATTGATTCTTTGGATTTATTGGAGACAGGTAAGAGGGGGTAA
- a CDS encoding DUF2281 domain-containing protein: MQTQISIGYEHILNLAYLLPNQEKKKLILDLQKLVEPQKDRVFGEYDGQGWMSHDFNEPLEEFAEYMP, translated from the coding sequence ATGCAAACTCAAATATCTATTGGTTACGAACACATTCTAAATTTGGCTTACCTTCTCCCCAATCAAGAGAAGAAAAAATTAATTCTGGATTTACAAAAGCTCGTAGAACCCCAAAAAGACCGCGTATTTGGTGAATATGACGGACAGGGCTGGATGTCACATGATTTTAATGAGCCTTTGGAAGAATTTGCAGAATATATGCCATGA
- a CDS encoding alkaline phosphatase D family protein, with amino-acid sequence MLRFISLVFLLNTYYCAIVYTQTLNFKDNPGLQSMGKVVFSDKVLSSDIKHLFDEALKPFYHGVASGDPTSNSVIIWTKITPDNVDDQTISWKVSTDVELKNIVKSGEVVTSFERDFTVKVDVTGLEAGKVYYYGFTNKNINSITGRTRTLPTNNVDRVRFGLVTGSNFAWGYFNGYGRLAERNDLFAIIHTGDYFYEYGKDTYYQPYLEGREAYPANKCITVDDYRGRFSQYRLDPDLRRLHQQLPMLSVWDDHETANDSWTDGAEAHNVETDGDWKTRRDNAVRVYYEWMPIRQQDANNPLKIYRNFKFGDLINLTMLEARLVGRNQQLAPKGQGDVKINPLEWLNPSRTLLGAEQFNWALQNILTSNTNWKIFVSSVMMTQLFGFGYPVEGFGEDPMGNQDSWDGYPIERARILGAVLQNKVSNFGVLSGDFHTAFASYLTPNPHNLPINPVNPTEANPWPKFDPKTGEGSLGFEFTTPSVTTANLNEQTSFAGIPVFGLKERSPEAFMIESLVMNGNPQMVYANTDQHGYTIIDFSKDKVQADWWYTVNNVFEKPADSLYKSFPNLIRVNTEMFGKGLYIKSGENKINDADEPMTDIPNAPAATPLLPPVSTSVNENNHGIIIHRNFPNPAQNSTTINYLNSKLQNVTIKLYNSLGNQIALILNELQEPGAYGVEFNCSDLSTGVYFYSIETPSGKVIRKFNVMR; translated from the coding sequence ATGTTAAGATTTATTTCTTTAGTTTTTTTACTCAATACTTATTATTGTGCAATCGTTTATACTCAAACACTTAACTTTAAAGATAATCCCGGGCTACAGTCTATGGGTAAAGTGGTTTTTTCGGATAAAGTGTTAAGCAGTGATATAAAGCATTTATTCGATGAAGCACTAAAGCCATTCTACCATGGTGTTGCCTCAGGTGATCCAACAAGTAACAGTGTTATAATATGGACAAAAATTACACCTGATAATGTTGATGACCAGACAATTTCGTGGAAAGTTTCAACTGATGTTGAATTAAAGAATATTGTCAAATCCGGTGAAGTTGTAACAAGCTTTGAAAGAGATTTCACAGTAAAAGTTGATGTAACTGGTTTGGAAGCAGGTAAAGTATATTATTATGGATTTACAAACAAAAATATAAATTCAATAACCGGACGTACCAGAACTCTACCAACTAACAATGTAGATAGAGTTAGGTTTGGATTAGTAACAGGGTCGAATTTTGCTTGGGGTTATTTCAATGGTTACGGTAGATTAGCTGAGAGAAATGATTTATTCGCTATCATACACACAGGTGACTATTTCTATGAATATGGAAAAGATACTTATTATCAACCATATCTTGAAGGACGTGAAGCATATCCTGCAAACAAATGTATAACTGTTGATGATTATAGAGGGCGTTTTTCTCAATACAGGTTAGACCCTGATTTAAGAAGATTACATCAGCAATTACCAATGCTGTCGGTATGGGATGATCACGAGACAGCAAACGACTCTTGGACCGACGGTGCAGAAGCCCATAATGTTGAAACTGATGGTGATTGGAAAACAAGACGTGATAACGCTGTTAGAGTTTATTATGAATGGATGCCTATAAGACAACAAGATGCAAATAATCCTCTTAAAATATACAGAAATTTCAAGTTCGGGGATTTGATTAATTTGACTATGTTAGAGGCAAGACTTGTAGGCAGAAATCAACAACTTGCACCAAAAGGGCAAGGAGATGTGAAAATCAATCCACTCGAATGGCTAAATCCAAGCAGAACATTATTGGGTGCCGAGCAATTCAATTGGGCATTGCAAAATATTCTTACATCAAATACTAATTGGAAAATATTTGTAAGTTCTGTTATGATGACGCAACTATTTGGGTTCGGTTACCCTGTAGAAGGATTTGGTGAAGATCCTATGGGAAATCAGGATTCTTGGGATGGATATCCAATAGAAAGAGCAAGAATATTAGGTGCTGTTTTACAAAATAAAGTATCAAATTTCGGAGTTCTTTCGGGCGACTTCCATACAGCTTTTGCTTCATATTTAACTCCTAATCCACACAATCTACCTATTAATCCGGTTAATCCTACAGAAGCTAATCCCTGGCCCAAGTTCGACCCTAAAACCGGAGAAGGTTCTTTGGGATTTGAATTTACGACACCAAGTGTAACAACTGCAAATTTGAACGAACAAACAAGTTTTGCAGGTATTCCTGTTTTTGGATTAAAGGAAAGAAGTCCAGAAGCATTTATGATAGAATCATTGGTTATGAACGGAAATCCGCAAATGGTTTATGCAAATACCGACCAGCACGGTTATACCATTATTGATTTTAGTAAGGACAAAGTTCAAGCGGATTGGTGGTATACTGTTAATAATGTATTTGAAAAACCTGCTGATTCATTATATAAATCATTCCCTAATTTGATTAGGGTTAATACTGAAATGTTTGGTAAAGGTTTATATATCAAATCCGGTGAAAATAAAATCAACGATGCAGATGAGCCAATGACGGACATACCTAACGCTCCAGCAGCAACACCATTACTACCTCCGGTAAGCACCTCTGTAAATGAAAATAACCATGGCATTATTATTCATAGAAATTTCCCAAATCCTGCACAAAATAGTACTACTATTAATTATCTTAATTCTAAGCTTCAAAATGTAACAATTAAGTTATACAATAGTTTAGGTAATCAAATTGCACTTATACTTAATGAATTACAGGAACCGGGTGCTTATGGGGTAGAATTTAATTGCTCCGACCTCTCTACAGGTGTTTATTTTTACTCTATAGAAACACCAAGCGGTAAAGTTATTAGAAAATTTAATGTTATGAGATAA
- a CDS encoding sodium:solute symporter family protein, with the protein MQVHIIDILVFTLYMIAMLSVGFYFLKRNKSQEDYYVGGRKLSSLHIGLSLVATDVGGGFSIGLGGLGFLIGLSGSWMLFTGLIGAWISAVILIPRIYPLSSKFDFLSFPEVLKHYYDGRVAIIAGIISLIGYIGFTSSQILAGAKLASATFPSVTIVDAVLFMGVIVIAYTVLGGLKAVIYTDTIQWIILMSGLILIGIPLGYIKVGGWDAIVMYLPENFLSLTNISFVQFVNWLITIVPIWFVGMTLYQRIYASRDEKTAKKAWFIAGLFEWPIMAFMGITLGLLGRVAFEQGMFTDFGYAPGDLIDEEIGLPLLLTHIFPVGLMGLLMSSYFSAIMSTADSCLMAASGNFITDIAKISKNNTKSIRYSQLATLVIGIFAILLATMMENVLDLMLYSYAFMVSGLFVPVIGTILLKKPSAIAAFYSMIIGGGITLLLILTKIILPFGLDANFFGITCSAMTFIIIQSLFTKK; encoded by the coding sequence ATGCAAGTTCATATAATTGATATATTGGTATTTACACTATACATGATTGCGATGCTTAGTGTCGGGTTCTATTTCTTAAAACGCAATAAATCACAAGAAGACTATTATGTAGGAGGTAGAAAATTATCGTCATTACATATAGGTTTATCATTAGTAGCTACAGATGTAGGTGGTGGATTTTCAATTGGATTAGGTGGGTTAGGATTTTTGATTGGCTTGTCGGGAAGTTGGATGCTTTTCACAGGTTTGATAGGTGCGTGGATTAGTGCTGTCATTCTAATTCCAAGGATATACCCCTTGTCCAGTAAATTTGATTTCTTAAGTTTTCCTGAAGTATTAAAGCATTATTACGATGGCAGGGTAGCAATAATTGCCGGTATAATTTCCTTGATTGGCTATATTGGATTTACAAGCTCTCAAATATTAGCCGGAGCAAAATTAGCTTCTGCCACTTTCCCTTCTGTAACAATCGTGGATGCAGTGTTATTTATGGGTGTAATCGTTATTGCTTACACAGTCCTTGGCGGGCTGAAAGCAGTTATCTATACAGATACCATTCAATGGATAATTCTGATGTCCGGACTAATTTTAATCGGTATTCCTTTAGGATATATTAAAGTTGGTGGTTGGGATGCTATCGTTATGTATTTACCGGAAAATTTCCTATCATTAACAAATATTAGTTTTGTACAATTTGTAAACTGGTTGATTACAATTGTGCCAATTTGGTTTGTTGGTATGACACTATATCAAAGAATTTACGCTTCCCGAGATGAAAAAACTGCAAAAAAAGCATGGTTTATTGCAGGTTTGTTTGAGTGGCCCATCATGGCATTTATGGGAATAACATTAGGATTATTAGGTAGGGTAGCATTTGAGCAGGGAATGTTTACTGATTTTGGCTATGCTCCGGGAGACTTAATTGATGAGGAAATTGGGTTGCCTTTGCTGTTAACACATATTTTTCCTGTTGGTTTGATGGGATTGCTAATGTCATCTTACTTTTCGGCAATAATGTCCACCGCTGATAGCTGTCTGATGGCAGCTTCAGGGAATTTTATCACTGATATAGCCAAAATTTCAAAAAACAACACAAAGAGTATCAGATATTCACAATTGGCAACATTGGTGATTGGAATATTCGCAATTTTACTTGCTACTATGATGGAAAATGTGCTTGATTTGATGTTGTATTCTTATGCTTTTATGGTGTCGGGATTATTCGTGCCTGTTATCGGCACTATTCTATTGAAAAAGCCCTCTGCAATAGCAGCATTTTATTCAATGATTATAGGAGGTGGTATCACACTGTTACTGATATTGACGAAAATCATATTGCCATTTGGCTTGGATGCCAATTTCTTTGGAATTACTTGTTCGGCAATGACTTTTATAATAATTCAATCACTTTTTACAAAGAAATAA